The genomic stretch TAAAGTCAAAGTAAAAGACGACAGTGGCAACACCGTTGGGGTGATGCATGGTTGTGGCCATGATATTCATATGACCAGCCTCATTGGTACTGCCGAGCAGCTAATGCAGCAAAAAGACGACTGGCAAGGTACGTTAATGTTAGTAGCGCAACCGGCTGAGGAAGTGGGGGGTGGAGCCAAAGCCATGTTAAAAGAAGGGCTTTACACAGAATTTGCCAAACCAGATCATGTGCTGGGTTTGCATGTCAGTGCGTCAGTACCGGCGGGTAAAGTCGCCATTGCTCCAGGCTATGCCTTGGCCAATGTTGATTCAGTGGATATTATTGTTAAAGGCAAAGGTGGCCATGGTGCCTACCCCCATACGACGATAGACCCTGTGGTATTGGCATCACGCATCGTTTTGGCTTTACAAACCATCACGGCCAGGGAGATCTCGCCGTTGGAGCCATCGGTGATCACCGTAGGCTCCATTCATGGAGGTTCAAAACACAACATTATTTCCAATGAAGTAAAATTACAACTGACCTTGCGCTCTTATAACCCCGATGTGCGCAATCAACAAATTGCAGCCATTCAGCGTTTGACTGCGGGGATCGCCAAAAGCGCCGGCTTAGACGATAGCTTAATGCCTGAAGTCATCGTCCATGAAAGTGAAAGTATTCCATCAACGTACAACGACCCAGAGCTTGCTAATTTTGTCACCACTGCGATAACACAAGAAGTGGGCAGTGAAAACGTAATGGCATCAGAACCAGTGATGGCTGGCGAAGACTTTGGTTTATACGGTCGCACCGCAGAAGACGTTCCTATCACTATTTTTTGGCTAGGGGGAGTGAATCCCGCAACCTATGAGGCTGCTAAGCAGTCGGGAGAGCCATTGCCATCGCTGCATTCGAGTAAGTTTGCACCGGATTACCCTGTAGCAATAGCAACAGGCGTAAGGGCCATGACCCAAAGTGCTGTGGCACTGTTTAATAAACAATAACAGCAATACACAAACATAAAAAAAGGAAGCCTCGGCTTCCTTTTTTCATCATCTACTTACCTAGTCTTTAACGTTTGCTACTAACATCAGCTCTCTGTTGCGTTGTAGCTTGGCAAGCATGGTATCTGCAATGGGCTTAAACTTGGCCAGCTCGCTTTTAGGCAGAGGAACTGATTTAGGTAATTCCACCGTTTTTGGATTACGGTGTACGCCGTTAACTAAAAACTCATAATGTAAGTGAGCGCCAGTTACTCGACCTGTAGCACCAACAGTACCAATCTTTTGCCCTTGTTTGACTTTTTGACCCGTCTTCACATGGCGCTTGTGTAAGTGTAAATACTTAGTGATGTATTTACTGCCATGCTGAATAAAGACGTAATTACCATTGAGTCGGTTGTAACCTGACTTAATGACCTTGCCTTTACCAGAGGATACCACTGGCGTGCCAACACGGGCTGCGTAGTCTATACCTCGGTGTGCCGATACCCGACCTGTAACAGGGTGAAGACGTCGCGGGTTGAAGCTGGAACTAATGTATTTAAAGTTAACCGGTGCCCGCAAGAAGGCTTTTTTCATGCTGCGACCTTCCGGAGTATAAAACTCACCGTCGGTATGGCGAATGGCGCTGTAGCGTTCGCCTTGGTTAACAAACTCGGCGGCGACTATTTTTCCGGTGCCAATTTCTTCGCCATCAACGTAATGACTTTCATAGATTAACGCGAAGGTATCGCCTTTTCTGATCTCATTGGCAAAGTCGACATCCCAACCAAAGATATCAGCAAAGTTCATGATCTGGCGTTCGCTTAGGCCTGCTGAAATACCAGCACTCCAGAAACTGGAGTTGATTTTACCGCCGGCTGACTTTTCCCGGGTTTCGATTTCTTTACTTTCGATTTTAGTATGGTATTGGCCATCAGGATTAAGCGTAACAAACAAGGTGTCTGTTTTTGAAAGCACGTATTTTAATTGGGCTAATTCACCTTCGGCATTGCTGGCGAAGCTGAGTACTTCTCCTGGATGAATTTTTGTTAGCTTACGCGTTTCTGCGTTGGTATTGACCAGATTGTGTAACGTTTTGGCAGAATAACCTGCGCGTTTAAAGATCAAAGCTAGGTTATCACCGGATTTGACTTTATGATCTTTAAACTGAAATTCAGGCTGTTTCGGTGCAGCAGCCACAGGAACCTCTGGCGCGGCATCTAACTCAGTAAGCTGCTCTGTTTTTTCTGATATTTTTACTGGCAGCTCGTAACGCTTCCCAACTTCAAGGGCTTTACCGTCATTATCTTTCGATGCGGTTGCTTTTTCGGATGGGATCAGGGCAATTCCGACCATTGCAGAGAGTAAGCCGACGATAAGCATTTTATGCTTTTTGGGGAGCTTATGAACAACGTGAACCATAATGCGCCTTTTCTGCTGTCAAGAATTATTCGATATATTATTGCAGGATATACGTAATAAAGCCGTAATACCAGCGTTTTGTGCATTTAAACTCGGATAAATATAGGCTAGAATCGAGCGACTACAAGTTATAGCTGTTGGAGTGAGAATAGTGGATTTAGAAACTGCATTTGCAGAGATTAGCCGTGGTGCAGAAGAGATTTTGTTACAAGAGGAACTGAAAGAAAAACTAAAGTCAGGTAAAAAACTGCGGATTAAGGCTGGTTTCGATCCAACCGCTCCAGATCTACATTTGGGCCACACGGTGCTTATCAATAAAATGAAAACCTTTCAGGACTTAGGTCATGAGGTGATTTTCTTAATTGGTGATTTTACCGGAATGATAGGCGACCCAACGGGAAAAAATGTCACCCGTAAACCACTTACTCGTGAAGACGTTCTAGCCAACGCTGAAACTTACAAAGAGCAAGTATTCAAAATTCTTGATCCGGCAAAAACCACCATTGCCTTTAACTCTGAATGGATGGAAAAAATCGGTGCTGCGGGGATGATTAAACTAGCTGCTCGTCAGACGGTTGCTCGTATGCTGGAACGGGATGACTTTAAAAAGCGCTATGCCAATGGTCAATCTATTGCCATCCATGAATTTTTATACCCGCTGGTACAAGGCTGGGATTCAGTGGCGTTAGAGGCCGATGTTGAGCTAGGGGGCACCGATCAACGCTTTAACCTACTGATGGGCCGTGAGCTGCAAAAAGAAGAAGGCCAAAAACCACAAACGGTACTTATGATGCCGCTGCTCGAGGGCACCGATGGCGTTCAAAAGATGTCGAAGTCTTTGGGCAATTACATTGGCATTACCGACAAACCGAATGACATGTTCGGTAAAGTGATGTCGATTTCTGATGACTTAATGTGGCGCTACTATGAGCTGCTGAGCGCTAAGTCGTTAGAAGAGATTGCGCAATTAAAAGAAGCCGTCGCTGGTGGCCGCAACCCTCGCGATATTAAGATTGAATTCGCAAAAGAAATGATTGCCCGTTTCCACAGTGAAGCCGAAGCAGAGGCGGCACATCAAGACTTTATTAAGCGTTTCCAAAAAAATGCTCTGCCAGATGATATCCCAGAAGTCACGGTAAGCATTGATGGCGACAGCATTTTCATCGCTGGTTTATTGAAAGAAGCAGGCCTGGTTGCCAGTACGTCTGAAGCCATGCGCATGATTAAGCAAGGCGCGGTAAAATTAAACGGCGAAGAAAAAGTCACAGATAGCAAACTTGAGGTGGCTAAAGGAAGCTGCGAAGTGTATCAGGTAGGCAAACGCAAATTTGCCAAGGTGACGGTTAACTAATCGCGTCACCGACTCATAAAAGGCCAGTTTAACTGGCCTTTTTGCTATCTAGAACATGGCAAAAAGGAAATTGGTTGATACCCACAGTAATGTTGTGGTGGCGATAAACAACCAGCGCATTTGCTGAATAAGGGTTAACATTTGCACAATATGCTCTGCTTGCGGCTGAGACTTCGCGCCAATTCGCATGGCGTTAAAACGCGTACCGTGATAGAAGCGTGGGCCGGCCAGTTGGGTCGAGAGGTTGGCGGCAAAAAAGCTCAATGTCCAGCCAGAGTTAGTTTGTGCTACATGGCGGCCATAGTGCTTGATATAGTGCCAAGTTTGCTTGGGACTCAACAACAGCATGAACAAACAAACCAGCATTCGCATTGGTATGAACTCCAACAGCCAAATCAAGCGCTGCAGAGGTTTTATAAACCGCGCATCTGGAGTAAGCACTTGACGCCAAGCATGGTCGCATAACA from Pseudoalteromonas sp. UG3-2 encodes the following:
- a CDS encoding M20 metallopeptidase family protein — its product is MRISAIALALAVTMSLPSQANLEQQVAETMPKLESLYRHLHQNPELSYQEKETAKKLAQEMRQLGYQVTENVGGYGVVGLLKNGPGPTVMIRADTDALPIVEETGKPYASKVKVKDDSGNTVGVMHGCGHDIHMTSLIGTAEQLMQQKDDWQGTLMLVAQPAEEVGGGAKAMLKEGLYTEFAKPDHVLGLHVSASVPAGKVAIAPGYALANVDSVDIIVKGKGGHGAYPHTTIDPVVLASRIVLALQTITAREISPLEPSVITVGSIHGGSKHNIISNEVKLQLTLRSYNPDVRNQQIAAIQRLTAGIAKSAGLDDSLMPEVIVHESESIPSTYNDPELANFVTTAITQEVGSENVMASEPVMAGEDFGLYGRTAEDVPITIFWLGGVNPATYEAAKQSGEPLPSLHSSKFAPDYPVAIATGVRAMTQSAVALFNKQ
- a CDS encoding peptidoglycan DD-metalloendopeptidase family protein, with protein sequence MVHVVHKLPKKHKMLIVGLLSAMVGIALIPSEKATASKDNDGKALEVGKRYELPVKISEKTEQLTELDAAPEVPVAAAPKQPEFQFKDHKVKSGDNLALIFKRAGYSAKTLHNLVNTNAETRKLTKIHPGEVLSFASNAEGELAQLKYVLSKTDTLFVTLNPDGQYHTKIESKEIETREKSAGGKINSSFWSAGISAGLSERQIMNFADIFGWDVDFANEIRKGDTFALIYESHYVDGEEIGTGKIVAAEFVNQGERYSAIRHTDGEFYTPEGRSMKKAFLRAPVNFKYISSSFNPRRLHPVTGRVSAHRGIDYAARVGTPVVSSGKGKVIKSGYNRLNGNYVFIQHGSKYITKYLHLHKRHVKTGQKVKQGQKIGTVGATGRVTGAHLHYEFLVNGVHRNPKTVELPKSVPLPKSELAKFKPIADTMLAKLQRNRELMLVANVKD
- the tyrS gene encoding tyrosine--tRNA ligase; its protein translation is MDLETAFAEISRGAEEILLQEELKEKLKSGKKLRIKAGFDPTAPDLHLGHTVLINKMKTFQDLGHEVIFLIGDFTGMIGDPTGKNVTRKPLTREDVLANAETYKEQVFKILDPAKTTIAFNSEWMEKIGAAGMIKLAARQTVARMLERDDFKKRYANGQSIAIHEFLYPLVQGWDSVALEADVELGGTDQRFNLLMGRELQKEEGQKPQTVLMMPLLEGTDGVQKMSKSLGNYIGITDKPNDMFGKVMSISDDLMWRYYELLSAKSLEEIAQLKEAVAGGRNPRDIKIEFAKEMIARFHSEAEAEAAHQDFIKRFQKNALPDDIPEVTVSIDGDSIFIAGLLKEAGLVASTSEAMRMIKQGAVKLNGEEKVTDSKLEVAKGSCEVYQVGKRKFAKVTVN